The DNA segment CGATTTTATTCGTCATCGGTGAAAATGCCCACTCAAGATACTTCAGCGAAGATGCCTATAAAGCTGCTGCTGAACCGAAAGAACTGGTTGTGATTCCCGGAGCTACCCATGTTGACCTCTATGACAGAGTTGACCTGATTCCTTTTGACAAGCTCGATGAATTCTTCACCAGCAATCTTAAATAATATAAAAATTCAGACATACATGTCTGTTGAAATCCACAGGCTGTCCCCGAAATATCCGGGGACGCCTGTTTCATAAATAAAGGAGTTTTTATGCTGAAACTGGCAATACTCTGCCTAGTTGCCTTCGGCACACTTAATTTTGCCTCACCCTGCCGTGCTGAAGAAAAAAGCACCAAAACAGGTACAAAAGTAAAACTTATTGTTGGCGATACGGTTATCCCGGCTTTTCTAAATGACAGCAAACCGGCCAAAGCCCTGCTTGCGAAGCTTCCCTACACCGTAAATCTTCAAAACTATTCACATGATTACTGCGGAGTAATGAAAGATGCTCTGCCATACGAAAAAGCCGAACTTCACAGCGGCTGGAAAAATGGCGATATCGCCTTTGCTGTTGATGGCAACTATTTTGCTATTCTCTACAAAGATGAAGAAATTTCAGAACAGTATGACGGTATGGTAACCATGGGAGCATTATCCTGTGATCCATCTGTAATGGAAACACTGGCTGGAAGCATTTCCGTAAAAATTGAGCTTGACTAAAAATTTGAGTTACCAATATTTTTTTTAACAACTTATTAAAATTGCAAGGAGAATTTGACAATGAGTGATACTTTCACAGGAGAAGGAGTCTTCCCTAAAGGCCCTACCAACGACGCTTACGCCGCATACTTTACCGGAACAAGTTACCTGAACATGCTCTCAACCGAAGGTGTTTACATCGGCAACGTAACCTTTGAGCCCGGATGCCGTAATTTCTGGCATATTCATCATAAAGGCGGACAGATTCTTTTGGTTACCGACGGTCGCGGCTGGTATCAGGAAGAAGGCAAACCGGCTCAGGAACTGCATCCCGGTGATGTTGTAAACATTCCGCCCGAGACAAAACACTGGCACGGCGCAGCTAAAGATTCATGGTTTGTTCACGTTGCCGTAGAAGTTCCTGCCGAAGGAAAATCAAACGAATGGCTCGAACCTGTTTCTGACGAAGAATACAACGCGCTGGGATAATTATTCAGCACTGAATAAGCAGACCGGAAAAACCTGTATGCCTGTTCCCGGTCAGCGGCTTATAAATTGAGCCAGACTACTTAGCCGGGTAAACCGACCAACTATTCAAGGATACGCTATGAAAAAAACAGCTATTATCATGACTCTTTTGATCTTTGCCGCGACTGCAGCCTTTGCCGGGCAGAATCAGGAAACCAAATCTCAGGTTTTATATGCAAAGGGAACCCAGAAATCTTTCAAGGGCCCTGAAAAGTATTTCACCGGAGATGTTCAGGTTGATATGCTTTTTCCGGCTAATTCCGAAACAAGCTTCAGCGGGGCGTATGTAACTTTTCAGCCCGGAGCAAGAACCGCATGGCACTGGCATCCTGCCGGACAGCACATGATTGTTACCAAAGGCGTAGCCCTGACCGGGACACGCGATGGTAAAATCTATAAATTCACTGAAGGGGAAACCGTATGGTGCCCTTCGAATGTTGACCACTGGCACGGAGCTACTCTTGACGGTCCGATGACCCATCTTGTCATAAGCGGGGTAAAAGACGGAAAAGCCGTCTTCTGGAAAGAAAAAGTTACCGACGCTCAGTATCTGGAATATAAAAAACAATAGGAGGCCGAAATGCCTTTTCAGAGATTAATCACGATTTTTTTCGCGTTTGCTCTCTTATTCGGCCTCGCTACGATAACGGAGGCAAAAACAATGGACAGCGAAACACAACTTGATGCGAAGCAACAAGCCATCATAACTATTGCTGCCTTCACTGCCAGCGGAGATATTGAAAGACTTAAACCGGCCCTAAATGAAGGACTGGACGCAGGTCTGACCATAAACGAGATTAAAGAAGAGCTGGCTCAGCTTTATGCCTATACAGGATTCCCGCGCAGCCTTAACGGCATGGGAGCTTTTATGGGTGTGGTTAAAGAAAGGCAGGCAAAAGGAATCAAGGATGTTGAAGGTCCTGAAGCATCCCCCATTCCGGCTGATCTCGACCGTGATGCATACGGAGCTAAAGTCAGGGCACATCTTTCAGGACTCGACGAAGTTCCACCGCCGGCCGAATGGCAGAAATTCTGTCCCGTAATTGATGATTTCCTCAAACAGCATCTTTTTGCCGATATATTCGCACGGGACGTTCTCACCCACGAACAGCGCGAACTGGCAACAATAGCTGCTCTGGCAAACATGAGCGGAACCGAGGCTCAGCTTTTCTATCACCTCGGCGCAGCCATGAACACCGGATTTACTGAAAATCAGATGCATGCTTTTGTCGAAGTTATGAACGCTAAAGTTGATGCAAAACAGGCCGCTATTGCAAAAAAAGTTCTCGCCGATGTTCTGGCGAAACGCAACTAGCTGTTAATATGATATTTATCCGGTCTGCCTATGCTGCACTTCCAGCTCAGGCAGACCGGATTTAACTTTTAATGGCAGACTTTAGCTTCTGCCCTGAAAAGATACAGATATGAGTAAAAAAATAATCATTATATCATCAAGCCCGAGAAAAAACGGAAATTCAGACATTCTCTGCGATGAGTTCATGCGCGGGGCAGAAGCTGCCGGACATGCAGTGGAAAAGATACGCCTTGCCGACAGTGATATACGTTATTGCACCGGTTGCTGCTCATGCGTGGGCAATCCCGGTTCCTGTGTTCAGGATGACGACATGAACGAAATTTATCCTAAAATACTGGACGCTGATGTGATGGTGCTGGCCAGTCCCATATACTTCCGCTCCTTCAATGCTCACATGAAGACATTTATGGACAGAGTTTGCCCGATTTATCCGATGATAAACGGTAAAGACGTCTATTACATTGTCGCCGCGGGCGGCGGTCAGTTCCCGGTCGACTGCACCATAAAATCTTTTCGCGTCTTCACCGACTGTTTCAGCAATATTACCGAAAAAGCTACCATTGCAGCCACAGGAGTATGGAATGAGAACGGAGTGAAGGGAAAAGCTGTTCTTAAAGAAGCATTTGAAGCAGGAAAAAGCTGCTGATTACCCAGGCCGGAGAGTACGGCCATGACGGATGCAGATTCCGGCAACGGAAAACAGGCTAACGCACTTCACTGTTACGGAGTAAAGCATGGAGAACAAATTTTCCCGCCGTGATTTTGTGACCAAAACAACACTGGCTGCCGGAATTTTAATCACAGGCGGGTTCAGTGGGGTTACAAATATTTCAGGCATTAAAAAAGCCTTTGCAGCTCCACACGAAAAAATCGGAGACGAAATTATGCCTCATGTAAACATTAAATTGTGGCCCGGCAGATCTGAAGACGAAAAAAAACGCCTTGCCGCAGCTGTTGTAAGAGATGTTGTGGAAATTACCGGATGCTCCGAGCGTTCTGTTTCCGTTGCGATAGAAGATATTCCGTCTGACCAGTGGAAAGAGAAAGTGTACGACCCTGAAATTAAAGCCAACGAGGATATTCTGTATAAAAAACCAAGATACTCCATGTAAGGAGGAAAAATGGAACTTCTATTCAGCCGTATTTTAGCTGCTCTCTTTTTAGGACTCATTGTTATGGTCTCAGCCGTATGTTTTGGCAGTATCACCACTGCGGAAGCTTCTGAAAAGGAATACGCCAACGGACTGCCACTTTCTGATATGGAAGTTAAAATCACCTCCTGCGGCAAAACTGCGGTCTTCAGACTTTACGATACAGATGCCGCAAAGAAATTTTACTCACAGCTTCCATTTGAAAAAAAACTGGAAAATTTTCGGGATGCCCAGTGGATGTTCTACCCTCCTGAAAAACTGCCGGTAAAAAAACATGAAGCATACCATGACGGCAAAAAGGGAGAACTTAGCTACTATGAACCGTGGGGTGATGCTTTTATGCTCTACGAGGATTTTTATGCCGGAGACGAAATGCACCGGCTGGGAATCGGAATCAAAGGCATTCAAAATATAGTTATGATGAGTGATAATGCCAGAATTGAAAAATATGATGAAAACATGCAGGAGGAAAAATCCGCAATGACGATAACTATCAAATCAAATGGGAACGAAATCAAATTTGAACTGAATGACAGTCAGGCTGCAAAAGACCTCTATAAACAACTTCCACTGAGCATAAAAGTTGAAAACTACAGCAGCAATGAAAAAATATTTTACCCCCCTGAAAAACTAAATACTTCAAATACGCCGCTGGCTAAAAATGTTAAACCCGGAACACTGGCATACTATGCTCCGTGGGCTGATGTTGTAATGTTCTATGGCAGCTTTGGTTCAGCTTCTGGGCTTTATGAGCTGGGACATGCTGTAAGCGGCGCAGATCAGATAAAAAAACTGTCAGGCTCAATGACAATTGAGAAATAAAGCCCTACGCTTAGTAGAACCGTGAGGTCGTCATGAAGGATAAAAAGAAAAAGGCTGCCAAAGATAAAGCCTCATGCCTCAATAACCGCAGAGATTTTTTAAAAGCCGGGGCAGCAATAGCAGCTGCCCCTATACTCTCCGGTCTCGCGGCTTCAGTTATTCCGAGTGAGGCTGAAGCTGCTGCTTCTGCTCCTGCTCCTTCCGGAAAATCTAAAAAGATTCTGATAATTTCAGCAAGTCCCCGGATTGACAGCAATTCCGATGCCCTGAGTACAGAGTTCATGCGCGGAGCAGTTAAATCCGGGCACTTCGTTGAAAAAATAAGGCTTGCCGAAAAGGATATCCATGACTGCCTTGGCTGCTGCTCCTGTATATGGAAACCCGGAGCATGCGTGCAGCAGGATGATATGACAGATATCATGCAAAAAATGATTGCTGCCGATGTGCTTGTTCTTGCCAGCCCGGTTTATTTTTTGTCGTTCAACGGAAAAATGAAAACATTCATTGACCGGGTGTGTCCTGTCTATACTCAGCTTAATGGTAAAGAAGTTTACTACATAGCTTCGGCTGCCGGGGGCAGACATTCAATCAACATGATTGAGCAGAGTTTCAAAGTTTTCACCGGATGCCTGAGCGGTACCATTGAAAAAGGAACCGTAGCCATCACAGGAGTATGGGAAGGCGGAGAAGCAGAAGGAACAGAAGCTTTCAAAAAAGCTTACTGGATGGGACTTGAGGCCTGAGCAGACAAGACCCGATAAAGAGACAAATCTAAATTATCTGCTACCGGTAAGAATTTCTTAAACGTGGATCTTTTGAAAACTCGGATACTATGACTTCCTGAAAACTAATATCCCTTCTAGCAAAGTTATTTTTCCACTTTCCAAGTGGTAACCCGAATCCCTGCTTAGTTCTGTCAATAACAGAATCAGGTATAAGACCTCTGGAAACATTGCCAAGCAGACCTTTCAATTTTCCGTTACAGTATATTATATTTTCAGGTAATGAGAACACATATTCACAAAGCTCACGATCTAAAAAAGGAACTCTTGTTTCTAAAGATTGAGCCATTGCCACCCTGTCTACCTTGGTCAATAAAAACTCAGGAAGATAAGTTTTAAAATCCAGATATTGTAATTGCTTTGCAGGCGAGAGATCATTTTTCCAGTATTTTCTGAAAAACCAATAGTCATCGTAGTCATCAGAAATATCAAAACGTTTTTTGTAAACAGATTTATCTTCGGCAGTAAGTCCTGAAAGAATTCTGGTATAAAGCGGCAACCCCTCTAAAAACCAACGTTCATCAAATTTGCGGCGAATCTTACGCACCTTGCGTAGAGACGGGAGTAAAGAAAGTAAAGCCCTCTTACAATGCGCACTTGCTGCTCCATGAAGTCTCTGTTCTTGTGTAGACGGGAATTTAAATTATCTAGGATAACCTCCAAAAAGTTCATCTCCACCGTCACCACTTAAAACTACACTCACATGCTCTTTGGCTAATTTAGATACTATATATGTCGGTATAATAGAGTCATCTGCAAATGGTTCATCACACCAATTTCTGCAATTCCAAAAAGACCCATATTATTCCTCTCCTCTTTTTGAAGAATAAACAGATTCCATAAATTCAATTATCCTTGAAGCTCTCTGCTTCCAAGTGAAGCCAGAGGAAAGGTTACGATTGGCCTCCTGAATCTTATGCGCAAGATTAGGTGTATAGACACATTTTTTTATGGCTGCAGCCAGATCTTCAGGGGACGAGGATTCTGCAAAAACAGCATTTTCACAATCTTTTAAACAATTTTTGAAAATAGGCAGTGGAGTTACCACCAAAGGCAAAGCCATCCCAATGGTTTCATAAAGCTTTATTGGTGAGAAAAATTCTAATGTTGATTTCTGAGGTATAACAACTAGCTGAGACTGTTCAAGGAATTCAGGTAGTTGTTTTTGCGGGAGCTGACCAAGAAAACTGATTCTACCATCGTTAGAAATAATTGCTGCCCTTCTTTTGAGTTCTTCTAATTCTTTAGCAGGAGTACCACCGATTATCAGCAGACGAAACTCCGGCCCTAAAAATCTGAAAGCCTCAACAAGATTATGGACACCCTTTCCCTCATACAAACTGCCAACATAGCTAATAGTTACAGGACCATCCAAATCAACATCCGGTCTGGGATAAAAAATATCAGGATTATAACCCATTGGTTCACAAAGGATTGGCCCAGCATAACCATATTCACTGCGCACCTGCTCTTCAAGGCTCTGATTTATTACAATCAGGCCATCTATTGCTTCAAGCACCTGCTTTTCAAGCTCCCTGAACTTTTTTTCACGCCCAGTTTTCATTCCTCTATTTTGAATTGAAAGAACTTCGTGCATTTCATAAAAGAAAGGGTGATTGACCAACCCTAATCTTTTAAGCTTGGCAATCATAAATGCCTCTTTTATATCGCGGGCATAAAAAAATGAATTCCTTGTAAAAAACCATTTTGAAAGTATTCCCAGACGAAATCCGAGTCCGTAAAGCCCCTTATGGAATCCTGTTATACTAACGGGATTCATCCCATCTATCTTTGTGAGCCCATATGAATTGAGTCCTTCCTCAATGGTAATACCTTTAAGACCTGGAAAAAAAACAATTTCTGCACCTGCCTGAGCAAAAGCTGAACACATAGAAATTGATTGAAGGACATTTGCAGCACTGGATGGTAGCAAGTATTTTTTGGCGTAAACTACTTTCATAAAAGGGAATTTATTTGCAGGTTAAAGGTCGGACAGATGCCCTTATATAGATTAATTTTAAAATTAGCTTTCACAACATATATTAGTCAAGTTTCACATAGGATGCATATTCTTCTTAGTTTATTACTATTAATAAAATCAAAAAGCTAAAACCTTTTGCAAAGCTTTTAAGTTGTCGAATCCTAATTTGTTGAATTACGGAATAATTGGAGCCGCAGCAAAATGCAATTGAAATAAAAAACGGTCCCTTGATTCCCAAGAGACCGTTTTTTATTTTAAATTATATTTATAAATTTCAAAGAATTTCCAATTTATTCAACTTCACCCCAGGCCTTTGCACTGCGCTCAACTTTTTTGCGCACACTCTGCCAGTCGGTTTCGTAGTTGAACATTGATTCCGGCAGGGCTGCCAGCATTTTTTCATAAAGACTTAAGGGAACTGTAAAAGTCATTTCATCAGTCTTCATAAATTTTCTGGCGGAGGGGTCCAGACCGCCCATGACGGCCTTTTCCTGTCCTTTTTCTTTATAGTAAAGAGGCCATCCAAGAATATTCGTGCATCCTGCTCCAAAAGGAGTTGCCACACAGTCAATGTCTCCGGTAGTGAAAACGGTCTGAATAAACAATCCGCACAGACTTTCCGGCCTTGCAAAGAAAATTACAAATTCAGGTTCTTCGCCATTTTCAAACTGGGAAAGCGGCTTGAAGATACAATACTTTCCGGGAGCTTTACGCGGGTTAACCTTGAGCATAAATTTATTCATTGCCTCAGGACTGGGCATATATCTTTCACCATGCAGGGGCGTTCCCTCAAAGCCGGTGGAAACATAATGCTCTACAAATCTGAGATGAGGCTTCATCATGGAACAGTAATAGACACCGCCTATACAACCGTATTCTTCTGCCGAAACAAAAGCAGCTCTATGCTTTTTTCTGGCCAGCCAGATATTGCCCATAATACATGAAAAAGTCTTCATGACCTCATGCATGTCTATTTCGCCCTTGTCTTCCAGTTCACGTGAAATTGGAACACCTTTTTTAGGGCCGAAAGCATTGTCAGGCTTGGTGTCACTGTAATAAGCTCCAAATGGCTCTTCTTTTAAGCCGAGCATATCCAGAAACTTTTGTGTATCATCAAGTATGGATTGCATTGTCATGTCTTCCTCCTTTGGCAGATGAATGAATGCTGATTCAAATCTTCCTTATTGATTTAACCTATACCTTCTCTTATCATGCCCACAGCTAAAATAAACATATTAAATAAAAAACTCTTTTCCATATATGAGCATAATGATCCAAGAATTTTTAAATGACATACCATTACTTGTGGAAGTAGCCAGACAAAAAAGTTTTAGTAAGGCTGCTGAAACACTAGGAATAGGGGCCTCTACGCTCTCAAGACGTATAAAACAGCTTGAGAAAAAAATGGGCGCCCTTCTCTTTTATCGGGACACACGAAATGTTGAACTGACAGACAATGGCACCTTTCTGCTTGAGCACTGTGAATTCATTCTCGGTGAAGCTCAAAAAACATACGACTCGGTGGTTGCCAATATGCGTGATCATTCAGGATTAATCAGAGTCTGCATGTTTCGGGACTTATACGACCGTAATATGAAAAATGCCTTGATTGAATTTGCTTCCAAATGGCCGGAGATAAGGATTGATATGACTTCTGTTGAGCAGCCAGTTGATCTGCGTACTGATCCCTATGATGTGGCTTTCCTGATTGGTCCGTCTATTGCTCCGCCCCTCATTGCCCGGAAACTTATGACCATAAAACCATTTCTTTATGCGGCTCCGCAGCTTTTTGAGCGTTACCCGGTCCCGGAAAAACCCGAAGATCTCCACAATCTGCCCTGTATCGTGCTCGAACGCTTCGGTAAAAGATGGTTCATGCATAATGATGAACGCCAGATAACAATCGATATCCAGCCTAGTTATACTTTCAGCTCTGTTCCGATGTGCCGTGATTTTGCTCTCGCCGGTCATGGGATGACGCTTATCCGTGGAGAAGAAGCCAGACCGTACGAAGAGGCGGGCAAGCTGGTAAAAGTTCTTCCTGAATGGAGTGGAGGATTCGAACACGATGTTCACATTGTCACGGGTTCCAGCCAGCTCCCGCAAAGAATAAGAATTTTTCTGGACCACATCCAAAACTTCTATGCTTCTATGGAATAACAGCTTCAAGGGAATAGAAGTTTCAGGAGAATAAAAATTTAACAATTGAACTGAAACTTAAAAAGCCTGCACAAAATTTTGTACAGGCTCTTTAACAAACATTCAGCATATCCACAGCAGCGCTAAAAATTCCGCCTGCTTAAAAAATTTTGGATCAATCTTTAAAATCACTTTCCACAGGCAGCCACTCATCAATGTTATAAATTATT comes from the Maridesulfovibrio bastinii DSM 16055 genome and includes:
- a CDS encoding cyclophilin-like fold protein, giving the protein MLKLAILCLVAFGTLNFASPCRAEEKSTKTGTKVKLIVGDTVIPAFLNDSKPAKALLAKLPYTVNLQNYSHDYCGVMKDALPYEKAELHSGWKNGDIAFAVDGNYFAILYKDEEISEQYDGMVTMGALSCDPSVMETLAGSISVKIELD
- a CDS encoding cupin domain-containing protein, with the protein product MSDTFTGEGVFPKGPTNDAYAAYFTGTSYLNMLSTEGVYIGNVTFEPGCRNFWHIHHKGGQILLVTDGRGWYQEEGKPAQELHPGDVVNIPPETKHWHGAAKDSWFVHVAVEVPAEGKSNEWLEPVSDEEYNALG
- a CDS encoding (R)-mandelonitrile lyase, with protein sequence MKKTAIIMTLLIFAATAAFAGQNQETKSQVLYAKGTQKSFKGPEKYFTGDVQVDMLFPANSETSFSGAYVTFQPGARTAWHWHPAGQHMIVTKGVALTGTRDGKIYKFTEGETVWCPSNVDHWHGATLDGPMTHLVISGVKDGKAVFWKEKVTDAQYLEYKKQ
- a CDS encoding carboxymuconolactone decarboxylase family protein, which translates into the protein MDSETQLDAKQQAIITIAAFTASGDIERLKPALNEGLDAGLTINEIKEELAQLYAYTGFPRSLNGMGAFMGVVKERQAKGIKDVEGPEASPIPADLDRDAYGAKVRAHLSGLDEVPPPAEWQKFCPVIDDFLKQHLFADIFARDVLTHEQRELATIAALANMSGTEAQLFYHLGAAMNTGFTENQMHAFVEVMNAKVDAKQAAIAKKVLADVLAKRN
- a CDS encoding flavodoxin family protein, which gives rise to MSKKIIIISSSPRKNGNSDILCDEFMRGAEAAGHAVEKIRLADSDIRYCTGCCSCVGNPGSCVQDDDMNEIYPKILDADVMVLASPIYFRSFNAHMKTFMDRVCPIYPMINGKDVYYIVAAGGGQFPVDCTIKSFRVFTDCFSNITEKATIAATGVWNENGVKGKAVLKEAFEAGKSC
- a CDS encoding tautomerase family protein, yielding MENKFSRRDFVTKTTLAAGILITGGFSGVTNISGIKKAFAAPHEKIGDEIMPHVNIKLWPGRSEDEKKRLAAAVVRDVVEITGCSERSVSVAIEDIPSDQWKEKVYDPEIKANEDILYKKPRYSM
- a CDS encoding cyclophilin-like fold protein, whose amino-acid sequence is MELLFSRILAALFLGLIVMVSAVCFGSITTAEASEKEYANGLPLSDMEVKITSCGKTAVFRLYDTDAAKKFYSQLPFEKKLENFRDAQWMFYPPEKLPVKKHEAYHDGKKGELSYYEPWGDAFMLYEDFYAGDEMHRLGIGIKGIQNIVMMSDNARIEKYDENMQEEKSAMTITIKSNGNEIKFELNDSQAAKDLYKQLPLSIKVENYSSNEKIFYPPEKLNTSNTPLAKNVKPGTLAYYAPWADVVMFYGSFGSASGLYELGHAVSGADQIKKLSGSMTIEK
- a CDS encoding flavodoxin family protein, producing MKDKKKKAAKDKASCLNNRRDFLKAGAAIAAAPILSGLAASVIPSEAEAAASAPAPSGKSKKILIISASPRIDSNSDALSTEFMRGAVKSGHFVEKIRLAEKDIHDCLGCCSCIWKPGACVQQDDMTDIMQKMIAADVLVLASPVYFLSFNGKMKTFIDRVCPVYTQLNGKEVYYIASAAGGRHSINMIEQSFKVFTGCLSGTIEKGTVAITGVWEGGEAEGTEAFKKAYWMGLEA
- a CDS encoding glycosyltransferase — protein: MKVVYAKKYLLPSSAANVLQSISMCSAFAQAGAEIVFFPGLKGITIEEGLNSYGLTKIDGMNPVSITGFHKGLYGLGFRLGILSKWFFTRNSFFYARDIKEAFMIAKLKRLGLVNHPFFYEMHEVLSIQNRGMKTGREKKFRELEKQVLEAIDGLIVINQSLEEQVRSEYGYAGPILCEPMGYNPDIFYPRPDVDLDGPVTISYVGSLYEGKGVHNLVEAFRFLGPEFRLLIIGGTPAKELEELKRRAAIISNDGRISFLGQLPQKQLPEFLEQSQLVVIPQKSTLEFFSPIKLYETIGMALPLVVTPLPIFKNCLKDCENAVFAESSSPEDLAAAIKKCVYTPNLAHKIQEANRNLSSGFTWKQRASRIIEFMESVYSSKRGEE
- a CDS encoding DUF169 domain-containing protein, yielding MTMQSILDDTQKFLDMLGLKEEPFGAYYSDTKPDNAFGPKKGVPISRELEDKGEIDMHEVMKTFSCIMGNIWLARKKHRAAFVSAEEYGCIGGVYYCSMMKPHLRFVEHYVSTGFEGTPLHGERYMPSPEAMNKFMLKVNPRKAPGKYCIFKPLSQFENGEEPEFVIFFARPESLCGLFIQTVFTTGDIDCVATPFGAGCTNILGWPLYYKEKGQEKAVMGGLDPSARKFMKTDEMTFTVPLSLYEKMLAALPESMFNYETDWQSVRKKVERSAKAWGEVE
- a CDS encoding LysR family transcriptional regulator; the encoded protein is MIQEFLNDIPLLVEVARQKSFSKAAETLGIGASTLSRRIKQLEKKMGALLFYRDTRNVELTDNGTFLLEHCEFILGEAQKTYDSVVANMRDHSGLIRVCMFRDLYDRNMKNALIEFASKWPEIRIDMTSVEQPVDLRTDPYDVAFLIGPSIAPPLIARKLMTIKPFLYAAPQLFERYPVPEKPEDLHNLPCIVLERFGKRWFMHNDERQITIDIQPSYTFSSVPMCRDFALAGHGMTLIRGEEARPYEEAGKLVKVLPEWSGGFEHDVHIVTGSSQLPQRIRIFLDHIQNFYASME